The Cannabis sativa cultivar Pink pepper isolate KNU-18-1 unplaced genomic scaffold, ASM2916894v1 Contig3, whole genome shotgun sequence genome window below encodes:
- the LOC133033176 gene encoding uncharacterized protein LOC133033176, which yields MEEFKFNHSIILLIAASLVLLFSSPLVQCHVTSSPSPSPSPTPQPYESQSNNHNSGYVHSTHPKRRSNPTSNDEFNLLENINKICSVTADPKICVEAILPHVKGHVDPVLALQTEIKSFITLLGKANIVMKATLKHSTSSTTADCLRLCVDMYSTARMDLKQALQAIKSHDIGLLNSLLSGVITGIGTCDDTVSEAGEELPLDTNLVNTIHKLADNCMDISAVLLT from the coding sequence ATGGAGGAGTTCAAGTTCAACCATAGCATAATCCTCTTAATCGCCGCATCTCTAGTATTACTCTTCTCATCACCACTAGTCCAATGCCACGTGACATCATCGCCATCGCCATCACCATCACCAACCCCACAACCATATGAATCACAAAGCAATAATCATAATAGTGGATACGTCCATTCAACACACCCCAAAAGAAGATCAAATCCCACTTCAAACGACGAATTCAACctcttagaaaatataaataaaatatgtagTGTCACTGCAGACCCCAAGATATGCGTTGAGGCAATCCTACCCCACGTGAAGGGTCACGTGGACCCTGTTTTGGCTCTCCAAACAGAGATCAAATCCTTCATTACGTTATTGGGAAAAGCCAATATAGTGATGAAAGCCACCCTAAAGCACTCAACAAGTTCAACAACAGCAGATTGCCTAAGATTATGCGTGGACATGTACAGCACCGCTCGTATGGACCTGAAACAAGCATTGCAGGCTATTAAATCCCATGATATTGGATTGTTGAATAGCCTTCTAAGTGGTGTTATTACAGGTATAGGGACTTGTGATGATACTGTCTCTGAGGCTGGTGAAGAGTTGCCTCTTGATACTAATTTAGTTAACACTATTCATAAGTTGGCTGATAACTGTATGGATATTTCTGCAGTACTTCTTACTTAA